One genomic region from Rosa rugosa chromosome 1, drRosRugo1.1, whole genome shotgun sequence encodes:
- the LOC133725537 gene encoding laccase-21-like isoform X2 codes for MSMSKTKETMALLFTGRHGVHQPRNPWSDGPEYVTQCPIEPKTNFTYEVIFSDEEGTLWWHAHSDWTRASVHGAIVVMPLEETGFPFAEPDGEEIIIFGSWYLTERLNEVVTEDVEEGLDTPRSDCYTINGQPGDFGWCSNESTHRWQVEYNKTYLLRIVNAVMNAELYFAIAEHTLTVVGMDGSYVKPIVTDYIMISAGQTMDILVTANQPLGRYYMAGRQFDTAKSSIEGYDKSNVTAILEYKGNYSHSVYPIFPSTLPAFEDLESAVKFTSRLKSLASIDHPTNVPQNITTKMYMTVAMNNGTLINGGEEIKFGLLSSLNNLSWVNPSTDVLLAYYRNMSGFYTSDFPDFPPAMFDFISDYLAPDRTIVTVKATRVKVLEYNEEVEIVFQGTNLLDASEDHPMHLHGYSFYVVGSGFGDFDNETDPEGYNLIDPPKLTTVSVPKKGWVAIRFKASNPGVWLWHCHLDRHFSWGMNTVMIVKNGGTPETSIRRPPPYLPPCNGSPATVFEQFHHKFSKTSK; via the exons ATGTCAATGTCCAAAACCAAGGAGACTATGGCCTTACTATTCACTG GTAGGCATGGAGTACATCAACCAAGAAATCCGTGGTCAGATGGTCCAGAATATGTCACACAATGTCCTATTGAGCCTAAAACAAATTTCACTTATGAGGTTATATTTTCTGATGAGGAAGGAACACTATGGTGGCATGCCCATAGTGATTGGACTAGAGCTAGTGTCCATGGTGCCATTGTTGTTATGCCCTTAGAAGAGACAGGTTTTCCATTTGCTGAGCCCGATGGAGAAGAAATAATCATATTTG GATCTTGGTATTTAACTGAACGTCTGAACGAGGTGGTTACTGAGGATGTCGAAGAAGGTCTTGACACTCCTCGGTCTGATTGCTACACCATTAATGGACAACCTGGAGATTTTGGCTGGTGCTCAAATG AAAGTACACATCGCTGGCAAGTAGAGTATAACAAGACGTATCTTCTTCGTATTGTCAATGCTGTGATGAATGCAGAACTCTACTTTGCCATTGCTGAACATACACTCACTGTTGTTGGTATGGATGGATCATATGTTAAACCCATCGTGACCGATTATATTATGATTTCTGCCGGACAAACCATGGATATTTTGGTCACCGCCAACCAGCCTCTTGGCCGATACTACATGGCTGGAAGACAATTTGACACCGCTAAGTCATCCATTGAAGGCTATGACAAGTCAAATGTCACAGCAATTCTGGAGTATAAAGGCAATTACTCTCACTCGGTATACCCAATCTTTCCATCCACCCTTCCTGCGTTTGAGGATTTAGAATCTGCGGTAAAGTTCACAAGTCGTCTTAAGAGCTTAGCAAGCATAGACCACCCTACAAATGTGCCACAGAATATAACTACCAAAATGTATATGACGGTTGCGATGAATAATGGCACCCTTATTAATGGTGGTGAAGAGATCAAATTTGGCCTTCTATCAAGTTTAAACAATCTAAGTTGGGTTAATCCATCAACAGATGTGCTACTTGCCTACTACAG GAACATGAGTGGATTTTATACTTCAGATTTTCCTGATTTTCCACCAGCAATGTTTGACTTCATATCTGATTATCTGGCTCCTGATAGAACTATTGTAACTGTCAAAGCAACTAGAGTCAAAGTGTTAGAGTACAATGAAGAGGTGGAAATTGTGTTTCAGGGTACTAATTTGCTTGATGCATCTGAGGATCATCCAATGCACTTGCATGGTTATAGCTTTTATGTAGTTGGATCAGGTTTTGGAGATTTTGACAACGAGACAGACCCTGAAGGGTATAATTTGATTGATCCACCAAAGTTAACTACTGTTTCAGTCCCAAAGAAAGGGTGGGTTGCTATCAGATTCAAAGCCAGTAATCCAG GGGTCTGGTTATGGCACTGTCATTTGGATCGACATTTCAGTTGGGGTATGAACACTGTGATGATAGTGAAAAATGGGGGCACGCCAGAGACGAGCATACGCAGACCACCTCCATACTTGCCTCCATGTAATGGTTCACCTGCCACCGTGTTCGAGCAGTTTCACCACAAATTCAGCAAGACAAGTAAATAG
- the LOC133725537 gene encoding laccase-14-like isoform X1, with protein sequence MWGECMHDLIDSKFGMKMGVLGPWLLCGLLLLLSIVEGHVHYYDFVLKEANFTRLCNTKSMLVVNDSFPGPTIRVQKGDTVYVNVQNQGDYGLTIHWHGVHQPRNPWSDGPEYVTQCPIEPKTNFTYEVIFSDEEGTLWWHAHSDWTRASVHGAIVVMPLEETGFPFAEPDGEEIIIFGSWYLTERLNEVVTEDVEEGLDTPRSDCYTINGQPGDFGWCSNESTHRWQVEYNKTYLLRIVNAVMNAELYFAIAEHTLTVVGMDGSYVKPIVTDYIMISAGQTMDILVTANQPLGRYYMAGRQFDTAKSSIEGYDKSNVTAILEYKGNYSHSVYPIFPSTLPAFEDLESAVKFTSRLKSLASIDHPTNVPQNITTKMYMTVAMNNGTLINGGEEIKFGLLSSLNNLSWVNPSTDVLLAYYRNMSGFYTSDFPDFPPAMFDFISDYLAPDRTIVTVKATRVKVLEYNEEVEIVFQGTNLLDASEDHPMHLHGYSFYVVGSGFGDFDNETDPEGYNLIDPPKLTTVSVPKKGWVAIRFKASNPGVWLWHCHLDRHFSWGMNTVMIVKNGGTPETSIRRPPPYLPPCNGSPATVFEQFHHKFSKTSK encoded by the exons ATGTGGGGCGAGTGTATGCATGATCTGATCGACAGCAAGTTTGGCATGAAGATGGGTGTGCTTGGTCCTTGGCTTCTGTGCGGGTTGCTCTTGCTCCTTTCCATAGTTGAAGGCCATGTTCATTACTATGACTTTGTA CTCAAGGAGGCCAACTTTACAAGGTTATGTAATACTAAGAGCATGCTAGTAGTCAACGATAGTTTTCCTGGACCGACCATTCGCGTGCAGAAAGGAGACACCGTCTATGTCAATGTCCAAAACCAAGGAGACTATGGCCTTACTATTCACTG GCATGGAGTACATCAACCAAGAAATCCGTGGTCAGATGGTCCAGAATATGTCACACAATGTCCTATTGAGCCTAAAACAAATTTCACTTATGAGGTTATATTTTCTGATGAGGAAGGAACACTATGGTGGCATGCCCATAGTGATTGGACTAGAGCTAGTGTCCATGGTGCCATTGTTGTTATGCCCTTAGAAGAGACAGGTTTTCCATTTGCTGAGCCCGATGGAGAAGAAATAATCATATTTG GATCTTGGTATTTAACTGAACGTCTGAACGAGGTGGTTACTGAGGATGTCGAAGAAGGTCTTGACACTCCTCGGTCTGATTGCTACACCATTAATGGACAACCTGGAGATTTTGGCTGGTGCTCAAATG AAAGTACACATCGCTGGCAAGTAGAGTATAACAAGACGTATCTTCTTCGTATTGTCAATGCTGTGATGAATGCAGAACTCTACTTTGCCATTGCTGAACATACACTCACTGTTGTTGGTATGGATGGATCATATGTTAAACCCATCGTGACCGATTATATTATGATTTCTGCCGGACAAACCATGGATATTTTGGTCACCGCCAACCAGCCTCTTGGCCGATACTACATGGCTGGAAGACAATTTGACACCGCTAAGTCATCCATTGAAGGCTATGACAAGTCAAATGTCACAGCAATTCTGGAGTATAAAGGCAATTACTCTCACTCGGTATACCCAATCTTTCCATCCACCCTTCCTGCGTTTGAGGATTTAGAATCTGCGGTAAAGTTCACAAGTCGTCTTAAGAGCTTAGCAAGCATAGACCACCCTACAAATGTGCCACAGAATATAACTACCAAAATGTATATGACGGTTGCGATGAATAATGGCACCCTTATTAATGGTGGTGAAGAGATCAAATTTGGCCTTCTATCAAGTTTAAACAATCTAAGTTGGGTTAATCCATCAACAGATGTGCTACTTGCCTACTACAG GAACATGAGTGGATTTTATACTTCAGATTTTCCTGATTTTCCACCAGCAATGTTTGACTTCATATCTGATTATCTGGCTCCTGATAGAACTATTGTAACTGTCAAAGCAACTAGAGTCAAAGTGTTAGAGTACAATGAAGAGGTGGAAATTGTGTTTCAGGGTACTAATTTGCTTGATGCATCTGAGGATCATCCAATGCACTTGCATGGTTATAGCTTTTATGTAGTTGGATCAGGTTTTGGAGATTTTGACAACGAGACAGACCCTGAAGGGTATAATTTGATTGATCCACCAAAGTTAACTACTGTTTCAGTCCCAAAGAAAGGGTGGGTTGCTATCAGATTCAAAGCCAGTAATCCAG GGGTCTGGTTATGGCACTGTCATTTGGATCGACATTTCAGTTGGGGTATGAACACTGTGATGATAGTGAAAAATGGGGGCACGCCAGAGACGAGCATACGCAGACCACCTCCATACTTGCCTCCATGTAATGGTTCACCTGCCACCGTGTTCGAGCAGTTTCACCACAAATTCAGCAAGACAAGTAAATAG